The following is a genomic window from Meriones unguiculatus strain TT.TT164.6M chromosome 7, Bangor_MerUng_6.1, whole genome shotgun sequence.
TGAGCTGCAATATCTAGGGTAAGTGATTCtctgttttctttgctttctttcattcAGATATTACAGCCTTATTTACACATCCCAGACCTGACTTTTGCTCTCACATCACAAACAAATGTGACTgacttttttacatattttaaccACCATTGTTTAAAACTCATTGTCTCAAAGCATTGTTACAGTAAGCCCTTTAGCTGGAATCTGAACATATGGATGAAATTTCATATTTTGTATATTtctacacaacaaaatattatctCTTTTAAAATTGGCTCGTATGTATATGTTTGATAAATACATTTACTATTTTTGATAACTTTGGTTTTGATTGTCTACCATTAGAATATACATGTTATAAGTTAATTAAACTATTATCTAGTATTCAAATAAACATAGGTATATATAAATACTTATATGTGTGTTTCAGTATATGAAATCCTTCATAATGAGCATAATATGAATTCCACCAAAATTTCAGTAATGAATTGAAATACCATTGTCTCCTTAAATCTGAAAATTAAGGAAACTTGATTTATTTCAGATTTGTCTCTTCGTTCCTGAAGATTCACATATGTTTCTGATAAAAATTTCTTGAAGTAATAACACCTATAAAAGTTTAAGACCTATTAAAGCAGAATAGATTAAATTTGGAAAAGTAATTAAGTCATTCTTACTATGGACTATGCAGATAGGGCTGTTCTTCAAAGATTTACAttcattattattcattatttctCACTTGTCAGtttcacatatttaaataatCACTATCTGAATGTTCAAAATATATAGCATGTCTTCTTGTGTAGCTACAGGGTTCATACAAAATGAAagcatataaacatacaaaatattttaatgttttcaatAAACTAAACATGAGTAGATCGTGCATAAAACTATCAAGCACATCTCATTCAGAAAGTTACTACTCCTATTACATCTCCAAAATTATTGTTTACCTCAAAAATTTGGCTCTTTGATTATTTGAATGTGCTCTCTGTTTAGTAAGTACTAAATTACtattttcagaacaaaataaGCTTAGAAAATGCCAAGTGATACCTCACTGGAAAGATCTTATGGAACTTCCAATTTAGCTTGCATTAtactttccatttctctttttcagATTATTTCCTCCCATGGACTGACACAATGCAGAAGAACAGCAGTGTCAATGAGTTAATACTGTTAGGGTTGACACAGGATCCCCTGAAGCAGAAAGTGGTGTTTATAATCTTCTTAATTTTCTATATGGGGACTGTGGTAGGGAATACACTTATTATTGAAACGATCAAGTGCAGCCGGACACTTGGGAGTCCCATGTACTTCTTTCTGTtctacttgtcctttgttgattCCTGCTTCTCAACATCCACAGCCCCAAGACTCATTGTGGATGCCCTCTCATTTCTTACAATGAATGCATGACACAAGTCTTTGCTCTCCATTTATTTGGCTGCATGGAGATATTTGTCCTCATTCTCATGGCTGTTAACCGCTATGTTGCCATCTGTAAACCCTTGCGCTACCCAGTCATCATGAGCCGGCAGGTCTGTGTCATCTTGATTGTTCTTGCCTGGATAGGTTCTTTCATTCATTCCACTGCTCAGATTGTTTTGGCCTTCAGACTGCCCTTCTGTGGGCCCAATTTGATTGACTATTATTGCTGTGACTTGCAGCCCTTGCTGAAACTTGCCTGTATGGACACATATATGATAAATTTGCTGTTAGTGTCTAACAGTGGTGCAATTTGCTCGAccagttttataattttaattatctCCTATTTTGTCATCTTATACTCTCTGCGCAACCATAGtgcagaagggaggaaaaaagcaCTCTCTACCTGCATTTCTCATATAATAGTAGTTATCTTATTCTTTGGGCCCTGCATATTCATATATGCACGGCCACCACCTACTTTTCCCATGGACAAGATGGTAGCAGTATTTTATACCATTGGAACACCCTTTCTCAACCCAATAATTTATACATTAAGAAATGCAGAAGTAAAAACTGCCATGAAAAAGTTATGGCATGTTATAATTATGGCTGAATAAATCCAGATGTCAGATATCATAACTGAACATTGCAGATATAAGATACAGCTGAGTTCTTAATAATcttgattaaattaataaaaagataaaaaatgatagaaaaaaattacatttctctctcattttctaaatataaactaAGAAATGTTGATTGAGATAATTATgtagaaaataaagttttaaatcaATTAAACAAAATCAGACACATACTCCAGTATTGTCACTAGTCAGGAAAGGCATTTTGAAAAGATTattgcatttttttctgaaaaacacAAAAGATTGACTTGGCTGCACGCTTCAATtaccagagaaattaaaaaaaagtattcaaaatcAAAGTGTCATTTCTATCCATGCTTTATGTAGCTACAGAAGACAAGCATTTATTCTATAAAGTAGAACTCATTAGGAATCTATTCAATAAAATATGTGTTTAAGAATTACATATCCTAAAATAATACTCCTAATTAATGGCTCTAATAAATTTCTAGGCATAGTATTTTATGTCATTATTAAACATAGTGTAGGTTAATCCATAAATTAATGTGTGCATTAATAATCTTtctactaatttttttctttctaggcaGGCAGTCACCAACTTTTAAAAGTTGCCACACCTTTGCACAAAAGACTGGTGTATtcgatttctgtttttttgttttgtttggtttggttgttttttttttttttttcggttgtTTAGTTGGTTAGTTTGCTCACTTGTTTTCTGGTAATATCCTAGTAACTTCTCTCAAATCTTATATCTTATGCCTGCACCTTCCCCACCCTAAGTTTAAATTTGACAATGTTTCCTGGAAACTACACTGCAgccatatacaaacatacacatttgatttaaaaaaaaaaaagctatttatcACAACTGTTAAAGCTCCTGTTTAACAGTTAtccattgttttcttcctttaataTCCAGTTCCAGCAAAATA
Proteins encoded in this region:
- the LOC110544361 gene encoding LOW QUALITY PROTEIN: olfactory receptor 4C11-like (The sequence of the model RefSeq protein was modified relative to this genomic sequence to represent the inferred CDS: inserted 1 base in 1 codon); amino-acid sequence: MQKNSSVNELILLGLTQDPLKQKVVFIIFLIFYMGTVVGNTLIIETIKCSRTLGSPMYFFLFYLSFVDSCFSTSTAPRLIVDALXISYNECMTQVFALHLFGCMEIFVLILMAVNRYVAICKPLRYPVIMSRQVCVILIVLAWIGSFIHSTAQIVLAFRLPFCGPNLIDYYCCDLQPLLKLACMDTYMINLLLVSNSGAICSTSFIILIISYFVILYSLRNHSAEGRKKALSTCISHIIVVILFFGPCIFIYARPPPTFPMDKMVAVFYTIGTPFLNPIIYTLRNAEVKTAMKKLWHVIIMAE